GCAGTAATGAAGTTAAAAAATGAAGTAACTTTGATGAAACAAAGAGATGCTGAAAAATATCAAGACACTTTAAAACTTACTATCAAACAAATTGATGATATGAATAAAATGATAGGTTCAATTCTTGATATTGGTAGAGCAGAAGGTGCACAATTTGAAAAACCTGTTGAAGTTGATTTAGTTCAATATATGCAAAGAAAAACAAATGATTATAGAATGTTAAGTGCTCAAAAGAAAATCACTATTACTTTCTATGCAAATGTTAACTACTATAATATATTGTTACAAGTAACACTTTTAAATCAAATTATTCAAAACTTTGTACAAAATGCAATTAAGTTTACACCTGAAGAACATAGTATAGCAATAAGACTTGAAAAAAATAAAGAGTTTACAACTATTTCTGTAACTGATGATGGTGTAGGAATTGATGAAAATATTGACCTATTTGCTCCATTTAAAAGAGTTGGAAATGAAAGTGGTGCTGGACTTGGATTATTCTTAGCTAAAAATGCAGCCGATGCAATGGGTGCAAAAATATCTCTAGAAAATAGAAAAGATGGAAAACTTGGATGTGTTGCAAAGCTTATGCTTTACAATAATCCTGTATGTAAATTATCTTAAAATAACGCCTCATGTTCGATTTTAGTACAATTATTTTGTACTACTTTCATACCTGCATCAGTAGCTTTTTTTGCAGCATCATTATTTACTAAACCTAGTTGAGTCCATATTGTATCAATATCACCTCTTTTTATAGCTTCATCTACAATTTTATCTATAACTTCTGGTTTTCTAAATATATCAACCAAATCAATTTTTTCAGGAATATCACTTAAGTGTCTATAAACTTTTTCACCTAAGATTTCATCTTCTTTTGGATAAACTGGAAAGATTTTAAATCCAGCACCTTTTAAATAGCTTGCAACTTTGTTACTAGCTTTAGTCGGGTCAGGAGAACAACCAATAATAGCAATTGTTTTTGTATTCTCAAAAATGCTTTTTATCTCTTCTTTATTAGAATTAATTGTTGCAAATTCGCACTGCATTTTTTATCCTTTAAAATAAAATATATTAATAATATAACAAATTAGTAAAAATTTTAATAAACAAAAAATTATTTTTTACTAAAACTCTTACAAATAGTGTCATTATTTGCTTATTTTAGGAAAATTACAATATAATAACACAATAAATTTTATAAAAAGTAAGAAAAAAATGAAAAGAATCCATCTATTACTATTATTTCTATTCCTTGAAATAGGGACTCTTATTATTCTTTTTGCCAATTACAAGACAAAAGAGGATTCAATTTTAAATGCTGAAACTCAATTAGCAGTTTCACAATATAAAATAATAAATGACTCTTTTAAAAATCTTGCTAATAGTGTGTTCTTTGGATACATAAATAAACCACAAATAATAGATGCCTTTGAAAAAAGAGATAGAGAACATTTACTCTCTTTATTAAATGAAGACTACCAATATTTAAAAACTATTGATTTTGAACAAATTCACTTTCATTTACCAAATAACCACTCATTTTTAAGACTTCATAGACCTGGTAAGTATGGTGATGATTTAACAAATATAAGATACAGTGTTGAATTTGTTAATAAAAATAAAGTAAAAATATCAGGACTTGAAATAGGAAGAGTACTTCCAGGATTTAGATATGTTTATCCATTGTTCAAAGATTTTAAATATATAGGAAGTGTAGAAAACTCTTTTGGGGCAGATGCATTTATAAAAAGATTAGAAAAAATTTATAATATTCAAGTTCATTTTTTAATTGAAAAAGAGTTATTTGATAAAAAAGTATTTGATGTTTATAAAGATTTGTATAAAAAAAGTATTGAGCATGAAGATTATATTTTACTAAAACCAAATAAAGAAACATTTGATAAAAAAATACAAAAATACTTAGAAAACTTATATCAAACAAAATTAAAAAACAAAGTTAATTTAAAAGTAAAACAAAAAAAGACTTTTTCGCTAGAAGTGAAAATAAATACAAAAGATGGAATAAAACATAAAATTGTTACATTCTTACAATTAAAAAATATCAAAAATGAAAAAATTGGATACTTTGTAATTTATAAAGATAATGATAAACTAGAAAAAGTTGAAGAAGAGTTTTTTGAAGAGTGCTTAATTTTTAGTTTTATAAACTTTTTAATACTTCTTTTAATTTATAAAGAGATTTCAAAAAAAGAGACTTTAGAAAAAACGGTAAAAGAAAAAACTGCACAATTAAATCTTCTGAATCTTTCACTTGAAGAGAGAATAAAAAGAGAAGTAATTAAAAATAAAAAACAAGAAGAGAAACTACATGAATATGAAAAAATGGAGCAAATGGCAGAACTTATGGGAAATATTGCACATCAGTGGAGACAACCACTTGGAGCAATATCAGTTGCTGCATCTGGATTAAAAATAGAAGATGAATTAAATATATTAAAAAAAGAGGATATAAAATTTCATGTTGATTCTATACTAAAAAATACAAATTTCTTATCAAGTACAATTGATACTTTTACTGAATATATTAGAAATAATTCAGAAGTAAAAGAGGTGTTAATCCAAGGTGTTATAGTCGAAACATTAAATATAATAAAATCTACATATAAAACTTGTAATATAAATATTATATATGAAAGAGATGAGTGTGAAGATATATATAAAGAGATAGTACCAAATGATTTATCTCAAATTTTAATTATATTATTAACTAATGCAAAAGAGGCGTTAATAAAAGATGATATAAAAAATCCTTATATTCAAATATCTATAAAAAAACAAACAAATAGTTTTTCTATTATTGTTAAAGATAATGCAAAGGGAATTGATGAGAGAATTATCTCAAAAATATTTGATCCATATTTTACAACTAAACATCAAGCACAAGGTGTAGGATTAGGACTTCACATTGCAAGAAGAGTTGCAAGAAATAATCTAAATGCAGAAATTACAGTAGAAAATAGTAAAGCTGGTGTTTGTGCAAAAGTTAAAATACCATATTAAAGGAGCGATTATGAACTTACCTAAAGATGCAAAAAAAATAGAGTTAGACAATATCACAGTTGATTTTTTTGAATTTACAAAAGATGGTGATACTTTTGTATATTTTGACACTTCTGTGTGTGCAGCTCCAGAGCCTATGATAAATGCAATGGCGGGATTAAAATATATAAATCATACAAATAAAAAGTTACTTATGAAAAATCATCAAATTCCTTCAGGATTATTTCCTAGAATTGATAAAAGTTTTGATTTTATTATTGAAAGAGTTGAAGATGATAATGTTCTTATAACATTTACATATACACAAGATTCACTAGCTGAAATTGATTTTAATAATAACTTTTGTGCAGGAGCTTAGATTTTTTCTAAGCCTTGCAGTTTCTCTTGAATATAGTTTTTCACTTGTGAATAATCTATTGTCTCTTTAAAATCTTCAAATTTTGCACCACTTGCATTCACATGACCTCCGCCATTTGCAAGTTTTTCTGCCATATAAGAAACATCTACTTTTCCATCTGCTCTAAAAGATGCATTCCCTTTTTTACTAATATCTATAAAGAAATCATAATCAGGATTTGCTTTTAAAAATGCATTGGCAGGAATAGAAATAGAACCTAAAGTATAAGTTAGTAATCCTTTATGTCCTTTGAATAATACCGTTAAATCATCTTTTATTTTATCTAAAGAATATACTAAATATTTAGCACTTAAATTATCCAAAGTATCATCAATACCATTTGTATTTAAAAACTCTTTTTTTAACTTATGTATGTCATTATCTAGTTTAATATTTGCATCTTCTTCATTGATATATTTTGCAGCTTCTTTTAATAAATATAGTCTAAATTCTCTATTTAAATCAGCAAAAAGTACATTATTAATCTCTCTTACTTTGCTAATCATAGTTAAAAGTACTTTTCCAAACTCAAAATTAAAAGTTTCATTATCTAACCAAATATCAATAGCATTCACACTAGCAATTAAAGGATTAATCCACTCATCATTTTGTGAAAAACCACCGTAATTTTTGCATAAATATTCATATGTAATTTTTGCAGCACATTTACTTATATCAAGAAAATACCAATCATATGAATCTGCACTTTTTTGACCAGATGCATGATGATCTAAAAGTTGAAGTTTAATATTATAATTATCATTTTTTAAAGCTGTTATCTCTTTATCTAAATCTTTTGATTCTTGTGGTGTAAGATTTAAATCTGTAATTAAAAGAAAAATCTCTTCTTCTTTATTCTCTTGCTTTATTAACTCAAGAACTTTTTTTAAAGTTAATTTTACTTCAAGCCCATAATTGGCATTAAAAAAAACACCTTGATTAAATATCTCTTTTGTTAATAATTGACAAGAATATCCATCTAAGTCTGTATGTGAAATATGAAATAATTTCATGAAGCAATGTCCTTAAGAGTTAAATCCTCTAAGAACACGTTTATTTTATTTTGTAAGTTATTTAGTAAAGGCCAAATTGTGCATGTATTAGCAATATCAGAAGGACAAGAATTAATAGATGGAGAACACTCAAAAACAGATGGATTTTTCTCTTCTGCTGCTGTTGTAATTTCCAAAATTGTTAATTTGTCATATGATTTTTTTAGAGCAAAACCACCGTTAACACCTCTATGAGATACAACAATATCATTTTTTGCTAGATTTTGCATAACTTTTGCTAAAAAAGATTTTGATATATTTAATTCTTTAGATAATACATCTACATTTTTTGGTTTATCACTTTTTGCAATAGATACTAAAGAAAGAAGTGCGTATTCGCTCTTTTTTGTTAATAACATAATTTTCCTAACTAAATTTTTAATAAACATATTCTACTAGAAGTAAAATTAATATTAATTTTTTTTGTAAACTAAATTTAGTTTTTATAAAAAATTTAAAAAAAAAGGTTGCAAGTTAACTTGCAACCTTTTTACTTAGCTAAATTGGTAAAGTAAGTAAATTACTTAGCTCTAATTCCTAACTCAGCAACTAAAGAAGTAAATCTTTCATAATCAGTTTTCTTTAAGTATTGTAAAAGTCTTTTTCTTTTACCAACCATTTTTAAAAGACCTAATCTTGAAGAGTGATCTTTTTTGTTTGTTTTTAAGTGCTCAGTAAGAACTCTAACTTGCTCTGTTAAAATAGCAATTTGAACTTCTGCTGAACCTGTATCTTTTTCATTTTTTTGGAACTTTGCAATAATACTTGCTTTTACGTCCTGATCTAAAGCCATAATGACCTCCTAATAGGTATATTTAATTTCACTTAACAATTTTAAGTGTCGCGAATTATATTCAAACTTATATTAAAGTAAGTTTAAGTTAAATATGATTAAATTATGTTTATTAGGGAGAAAAAATGAATATAATAGACTTTGAAAATATTCATGTTGGATATGATGAGAAAATAATATTAAAAGAGTTAACACTAAAAATAAAACAAAATGAACACTGGGCAATTCTAGGCTCAAATGGTTGTGGAAAATCAACACTTATAAAACTTATGCTTTCAGAGCTTCATCCAAGAAAACAGTACAAATATAAAAAAGAGATTATGGGAAAAGAGAGATACTCAATCTTTGAATTAAAAAAAGATTTAGGAATTATTACAAATGATTTACATAATTACTTTGAAAAAAATGCAGGATTTTTGTCTGGATATGAAGTAGTATTAAGTGGTTTTTATAGTTCTATTGGTATTTTTAAACATCAAGATTTCACAGAAGAACAACACCAAAGAGCGATACAAACAATTGAGTTTTTAGAAATTGAAGAGTTAAAAGATAAATTAGTATGTCAAATGTCAACAGGACAACTAAGAAAATGTATAATTGCAAGAGCTTTAATTCATAAACCTAAAGCTTTTATTTTAGATGAACCAACGGTTGGATTAGATATAAAAGCACAAGATAATTTTATAAAACTTCTTAAAAAACTTTCAAAAGAGAGTTCAATTGTTTTAGTAACTCATCACATAGAAGAGATTTTTAAAGAGATAAATAAAGTTGCACTTATAAAAGATAATACAATTTATAAAAGTGGTGATAAAGAAGATATTTTAAATAGCGAAAATTTATCAAAAATATTTGATATCAATATAAAACTTGATAAAGAAAATGATAGATATTTTATAAAAAGTATAGATAACTAAAAGAGGTAAAATGTTAAACATAGTATATAAAAAACAAGTCATAAATAAATTATTTATGCTTACAGCTTTTTGTATTTTTTCACTTGTTATGTATCAAGGGCATATTCAAAAAGGTGGAGTTTATACAATTTTAATGTATTTAACTTTTCTATTGATTGCTTTTCAAATTGCATCTATTTTTTATGTACTATTTGTAACAAGACGATTAGAATTAAAAATTGATGAAAAGACTATTTCATGGAAAGTTTTTGATAATAAAAAAATTTCTAAAGAAATAAATATTAATTTAGAAGAGATAAAACAGACAAAAACAGAGATAAATTACTTAACAGGAAATGTTTATTCGAACTTTACTATTACTTTTATACTAAATAATGATTCTATAATTGAGCTTACTGATGGACTTTTGTATGATATTGGACTAGAAAAAGCAGAAGAGATTTCTACTTATTTATTAAATCATAATTTAGGCGATGAGACAGATATTAAATTTGCAAATTTAGTAAAAGATTTGGATATTGATACATCAAAAGAACAAAAATTTATAACAAAAGAGCCAAAAGCTTATATTTTAGGAGTTATTTCAAAAAATAAAAAAGAGTTTTTAGCTTTAAGATTACAAATCGAAGCTGTCTATTCAGATTATAATAACATCAAAAAAAATACAAACAATGAGTATTTAGTAGAAAATGTTGATAAAAAAGATAGTTATATCCATCTAAAAGCAAATCCTATTGGTTATATGATAAGATTTGAAAATGTAAGTAAAAAGCCTGATTTAAAGATGTTAAAAGAGTTTAAAGGTGCGACAATAAAAAATAAATTGGCAAATATAATGAGAGCAAAATAGATTTTTGCTCTTTATTTATCATCCACCAGTTTTATAAAATGCTCTAGCTGAAGTTTGAGTATCGCTCTCTTCTGACCATTTGTTTTTTTCTGGTTTATTTTTTAAAACCTTTTTCAAAATTTCAAGAGCTTTTTCTATATCATCACTCTCAACTGCTTTTTTAATACTTAATGCATCTTCAAAATATAAACATGGTATCAAAAACCCTTCTGCTGTTAATCTTATTCTATTACAGTCTGAACAAAAATCAGCTTTGTGAGGTTCTATTATTCCAAACTCATATCCATCATCTAACTCAAAGTTTTGAGAAGGTGAACTTCCATCTCTTTTTATAGCTTTGAAGTTATATTTAGAAGCAATAATATTTTGTATCTCTTGTGAGTTTAAACCTTTTGCACTATCTTTTGCATGATGATTTTCCATAAACTCAATAAACCTAACAGTATATCCTCTTTGTTTACAGTACTCTAAAATCTCTACAAGTTCATCATCATTAATGCCCTTCATTGGAACACAATTTATCTTTACTTTTAGCCCTACTTTTGAAGCAGTTTCTATTCCCTCTAAAACTTTATTTAATACATCTTTTTGTGCAATCTTTTGTGCTACATCAGCTTTTAATGTATCTAAAGATATATTTACTCTTTTAAGACCTGCATCTTTTAACTTTTGAGCAACTTTTGGTAAAAGATAACCATTTGTAGTTAGTGCTAAATCGATATCATTTTTATAATCATATATCATTTTTATAAAAGTATCTAAGCCCTCTCTTAATAGTGGTTCACCACCAGTAATACGAACTTTTTTAACACCTTCATCTATTGATACTTTTATAAATTTAAATAAATTTTCATAAGAGAGTAGATTCTCTTTTGGTACCCAAGAAAATGGTTTTTCAGGCATACAGTATTGGCATCTAAAATTACATCTTTCAGTAACAGATACTCTTAAATAATCTACTACTCTGTTGTGTCCATCTATTAACATTATTTTCTCACTTTTTACAAAAAAATTTTAAAAGCTTAATATAATTAAACTTAAATAAGAAAAATTAATTATAAATTGAAATTAATTTTTCTTGGTCAATCTCTCTTTTTTTCATATCAATATAACCTTTATCTTTATAGTTTCTAAGAACTCTTGATAAAGTTTCTGGTGTTATATTTAACATCTGTGCAATTAAGACATTTTTAGTTTTAAAAAAATCTTCTTGATTCTCAACTATATACTTTGCAACTCTTTCATGTGTATCTAACACAAGTTGAGAAGAGATAATTCTTTCTAAATTTTTTATCTTCTTAATCAAAGAAGATTGAATTTTTAAAATCATTGTTTCATTAGAATAGATAATCTTTTTAAACTTCTCAAAATCAATCTTTAAAACTTCACATTCACTATATGCTAATGCTGTTGCAGGATAAGGAATATTTTCAAAATTACTTAACTCTGCAATAAGCTCATTATCATAAAAGTATTTCATTACAATCTCTTTGTTTGTACTTGTACTTTTGTAAAGTTTCACAATACCTTTTACCAATAAATGCAAATATTTTGACTCATCGCCCTCATAAAAAATTATGTTATCTTTTGAAAAATTAGTTTTTATTGAAATTTTTTCAATTTTTTTCAATATCTTTTCATCTAAATCTTCAAAAAGATAAAGCTCTTTTAAATTCATTCTTTACCTTTAGTTTAATCTTTCCCATGCTTCTTGTAAAGAATCAACTCTATTTGCAAATAATAAATATAAAGCAATATTAAACTTACTTAACTTTAATATATCTTGACTTGGATTATTAATTATTTTTTTTGATTCTTCAATTGTTATATTTTCATATACTTTATCATAATTAATTCCATAATGTGATAATTCAAAACTTTTTTCACAAATTTCATCATCTATTTTTTGCCAATATTTTCCATCTGAAAATACTTCTGGACTACCTTCAGCAGCTTTAACAATTGTTACTTGTTTAAAATATTCACTAAAAATATTTATATATTTTTGTACATAAGGTCTATGAAATGCAGTTGTAACTGCATATTCACTTTTTGCAACACCCAAAAGTTTTTCAACTGTATTAAACACAGTTCGAAGTCCTAATTCATGTCTTAGTGGTGTTAAGTCACTTAAATTTTTTAAATACTCTTGTCTATCAAAAATATGAACATATTCATTTGTTTTTAATTCACCAGCTAAATCTTTTGCACACATTCCAATTTTTGCAGGTTGCAAATAATCTGTTGAGATTACAAGATTTAAAGGTTTAATATCACTATTTTTTTTATAAAAATCTTTTAATATATCTTCATATAAAGGAAATAAGAATGGATTTCTCACTCTTCCATCAAAGGAATAACCAAGTTCTATTGAATCTTTCACTTCTTTGAATGTCATTAAATTTTTCAAAGCTTTTACACAAGCTTTCAACTCATCATCTGATTCAAGTTTTACTCTAAAACCTATCAAAAATGCTCCAATTTGTGCATCAGTTACTTCTTTTTTAAGTATTTTTGTTATTACATCAATAGTCTCATCTTCTAATAAATCACGATTTCCTTTAATCCCTGTACCAACGGCTTTTATATACTTTTTAAAATCCACTTTTAAACCTTTATAAGCATAAAATATTAATCATTTAATTTAATTTTATATAAGGATAATATAGAATTGCTTAAATAAAACATGGGAATGGGGTTTACGTTTGAATTTACAAGAAACTATAAAATCTATTGATTTTTTTAATAGATTAACAGAAGAACAAATAGAGATATTGAGTGATTTTTCAAATATCACATCATATAAAAAAGACTCTATTTTATATTACGAAAGTGATGAAAATAATAAATTAATGTTTTTAATAGAGGGTTTATTAAAAGTATATAAAGTTGATAAATTCGGAAATGAGATTTTTTTATATCACATTTATAGCAATAATATGATTTCAGAACTTTCATCAATTAATAATACAAAAATTCACTGTTTTTCTAATGCAGAGTTTATTGAAGATTCAAAAGTTTTATCAGTTGATTATGAAAAATTTAAAGAGAATTTTTTAGATAAAAATATATTAACCTCTGAACTAATAGAAGTTTTATTAAATAAAAGTCAGCAGTTTCAGTGTATTATAAATAGAGAGCTTGTATTTGATGCAACGGCAAAAGTTGCATTTATGTTAAAGCAAGATTTACATATGTTTAATAAACTAAAAAGACAAGAAGTATCTTTTATGCTTCATATTCAACCTGAAACTTTGTCAAGAGTATTAAAAAGATTGACAAGAAATAATATTATAAATATTGAAAATGGGGATGTACAAATCATTGATGAAAATTCATTGGTATCTATATTTAAAGGTATTGGGGTATGAAAAAGTCACAAACAATTAGTAGTAAAATCAAAACTATTGGATTAATTTTTGTAATTTTAGTTGCAAGTTTAATTGCTACAACTATTTATTTAAATGAAAAAAATGAAAAAGATGCGTTGATTATAAATATTGCTGGTAAACAAAGAATGCTTACTCAAAGAATTTCTAAAAATGTATTTTATTTATATCATAACAATAAAAAAAGTTTCACAGAATTAGACAATGCAGCACAAGAGTTCATATATAATCTAAACTCTTTAAAAAATGGTAATACACTAATAAGTATAAACAAATCACCAACAGATGAGATTTCTAATCAAATTTCTAAAGTTGAGATTTTATGGAATAACTTTTACAAAAATATAAATAAATTTGAAGAGTTACTTCAATCAAGAGATAAAAATGATAAAAAAACAGAAGATATACTAAAAAGTATTGTTGAAAATGTTTATGAAACAAATAACAAACTTTTAAATGAAGTTGATGAAATTGTTAGTTTATACACAACTTATGCAGAAAATAAAACAGATTTCATAACATATTTTCAATATCTATTTGCACTTATAATTATTTTATTAATTGTATATAGTTACTTCAAATTAAAAAATATGGAAGAAAATGCAAAAAAATTCCTTGAACTTACAAAAAAAATAAAAGATGGAAAAATTGCAGAACCAATTGATATGGCTGATTTTCAAGCTGAAGATGAAATTGCAGAAGCCACAACTTCAATAAATTGTTTTATAAATAAAATAAATACAGCTATGAAATACTCAGATAGTGCTTCTAAAAAGCTTGAAGATTTAACTAATGAATTTGATGAAATACTAGAAGAGTTAAAAGATTCTCAAGATTTATCAAATCAATTATTTAAAAGTGAAGATATGGTTATCGAATCACAAGAAAACTTACTAAACTTCACTCATAAACTTGAAGATTTGAAAAAAGAGTTAAATTCTCTTTCTCAAAATTGTAATCATAAGTAAAATTAATCTATTTTTTTAAGCTATTAAAAT
This DNA window, taken from Arcobacter sp. CECT 8986, encodes the following:
- a CDS encoding CoA-binding protein — translated: MQCEFATINSNKEEIKSIFENTKTIAIIGCSPDPTKASNKVASYLKGAGFKIFPVYPKEDEILGEKVYRHLSDIPEKIDLVDIFRKPEVIDKIVDEAIKRGDIDTIWTQLGLVNNDAAKKATDAGMKVVQNNCTKIEHEALF
- a CDS encoding cache domain-containing protein; protein product: MKRIHLLLLFLFLEIGTLIILFANYKTKEDSILNAETQLAVSQYKIINDSFKNLANSVFFGYINKPQIIDAFEKRDREHLLSLLNEDYQYLKTIDFEQIHFHLPNNHSFLRLHRPGKYGDDLTNIRYSVEFVNKNKVKISGLEIGRVLPGFRYVYPLFKDFKYIGSVENSFGADAFIKRLEKIYNIQVHFLIEKELFDKKVFDVYKDLYKKSIEHEDYILLKPNKETFDKKIQKYLENLYQTKLKNKVNLKVKQKKTFSLEVKINTKDGIKHKIVTFLQLKNIKNEKIGYFVIYKDNDKLEKVEEEFFEECLIFSFINFLILLLIYKEISKKETLEKTVKEKTAQLNLLNLSLEERIKREVIKNKKQEEKLHEYEKMEQMAELMGNIAHQWRQPLGAISVAASGLKIEDELNILKKEDIKFHVDSILKNTNFLSSTIDTFTEYIRNNSEVKEVLIQGVIVETLNIIKSTYKTCNINIIYERDECEDIYKEIVPNDLSQILIILLTNAKEALIKDDIKNPYIQISIKKQTNSFSIIVKDNAKGIDERIISKIFDPYFTTKHQAQGVGLGLHIARRVARNNLNAEITVENSKAGVCAKVKIPY
- a CDS encoding DHH family phosphoesterase, with product MKLFHISHTDLDGYSCQLLTKEIFNQGVFFNANYGLEVKLTLKKVLELIKQENKEEEIFLLITDLNLTPQESKDLDKEITALKNDNYNIKLQLLDHHASGQKSADSYDWYFLDISKCAAKITYEYLCKNYGGFSQNDEWINPLIASVNAIDIWLDNETFNFEFGKVLLTMISKVREINNVLFADLNREFRLYLLKEAAKYINEEDANIKLDNDIHKLKKEFLNTNGIDDTLDNLSAKYLVYSLDKIKDDLTVLFKGHKGLLTYTLGSISIPANAFLKANPDYDFFIDISKKGNASFRADGKVDVSYMAEKLANGGGHVNASGAKFEDFKETIDYSQVKNYIQEKLQGLEKI
- a CDS encoding RrF2 family transcriptional regulator, encoding MLLTKKSEYALLSLVSIAKSDKPKNVDVLSKELNISKSFLAKVMQNLAKNDIVVSHRGVNGGFALKKSYDKLTILEITTAAEEKNPSVFECSPSINSCPSDIANTCTIWPLLNNLQNKINVFLEDLTLKDIAS
- the rpsO gene encoding 30S ribosomal protein S15, with the protein product MALDQDVKASIIAKFQKNEKDTGSAEVQIAILTEQVRVLTEHLKTNKKDHSSRLGLLKMVGKRKRLLQYLKKTDYERFTSLVAELGIRAK
- a CDS encoding ABC transporter ATP-binding protein, producing the protein MNIIDFENIHVGYDEKIILKELTLKIKQNEHWAILGSNGCGKSTLIKLMLSELHPRKQYKYKKEIMGKERYSIFELKKDLGIITNDLHNYFEKNAGFLSGYEVVLSGFYSSIGIFKHQDFTEEQHQRAIQTIEFLEIEELKDKLVCQMSTGQLRKCIIARALIHKPKAFILDEPTVGLDIKAQDNFIKLLKKLSKESSIVLVTHHIEEIFKEINKVALIKDNTIYKSGDKEDILNSENLSKIFDINIKLDKENDRYFIKSIDN
- the moaA gene encoding GTP 3',8-cyclase MoaA encodes the protein MLIDGHNRVVDYLRVSVTERCNFRCQYCMPEKPFSWVPKENLLSYENLFKFIKVSIDEGVKKVRITGGEPLLREGLDTFIKMIYDYKNDIDLALTTNGYLLPKVAQKLKDAGLKRVNISLDTLKADVAQKIAQKDVLNKVLEGIETASKVGLKVKINCVPMKGINDDELVEILEYCKQRGYTVRFIEFMENHHAKDSAKGLNSQEIQNIIASKYNFKAIKRDGSSPSQNFELDDGYEFGIIEPHKADFCSDCNRIRLTAEGFLIPCLYFEDALSIKKAVESDDIEKALEILKKVLKNKPEKNKWSEESDTQTSARAFYKTGG
- a CDS encoding Crp/Fnr family transcriptional regulator — encoded protein: MNLKELYLFEDLDEKILKKIEKISIKTNFSKDNIIFYEGDESKYLHLLVKGIVKLYKSTSTNKEIVMKYFYDNELIAELSNFENIPYPATALAYSECEVLKIDFEKFKKIIYSNETMILKIQSSLIKKIKNLERIISSQLVLDTHERVAKYIVENQEDFFKTKNVLIAQMLNITPETLSRVLRNYKDKGYIDMKKREIDQEKLISIYN
- a CDS encoding glycosyl transferase; the protein is MDFKKYIKAVGTGIKGNRDLLEDETIDVITKILKKEVTDAQIGAFLIGFRVKLESDDELKACVKALKNLMTFKEVKDSIELGYSFDGRVRNPFLFPLYEDILKDFYKKNSDIKPLNLVISTDYLQPAKIGMCAKDLAGELKTNEYVHIFDRQEYLKNLSDLTPLRHELGLRTVFNTVEKLLGVAKSEYAVTTAFHRPYVQKYINIFSEYFKQVTIVKAAEGSPEVFSDGKYWQKIDDEICEKSFELSHYGINYDKVYENITIEESKKIINNPSQDILKLSKFNIALYLLFANRVDSLQEAWERLN
- a CDS encoding Crp/Fnr family transcriptional regulator — encoded protein: MNLQETIKSIDFFNRLTEEQIEILSDFSNITSYKKDSILYYESDENNKLMFLIEGLLKVYKVDKFGNEIFLYHIYSNNMISELSSINNTKIHCFSNAEFIEDSKVLSVDYEKFKENFLDKNILTSELIEVLLNKSQQFQCIINRELVFDATAKVAFMLKQDLHMFNKLKRQEVSFMLHIQPETLSRVLKRLTRNNIINIENGDVQIIDENSLVSIFKGIGV
- a CDS encoding type IV pili methyl-accepting chemotaxis transducer N-terminal domain-containing protein; this encodes MKKSQTISSKIKTIGLIFVILVASLIATTIYLNEKNEKDALIINIAGKQRMLTQRISKNVFYLYHNNKKSFTELDNAAQEFIYNLNSLKNGNTLISINKSPTDEISNQISKVEILWNNFYKNINKFEELLQSRDKNDKKTEDILKSIVENVYETNNKLLNEVDEIVSLYTTYAENKTDFITYFQYLFALIIILLIVYSYFKLKNMEENAKKFLELTKKIKDGKIAEPIDMADFQAEDEIAEATTSINCFINKINTAMKYSDSASKKLEDLTNEFDEILEELKDSQDLSNQLFKSEDMVIESQENLLNFTHKLEDLKKELNSLSQNCNHK